The genome window CTCTGGTCGCCTCTTACAGGCCGGACTCCGCCGTGCGCACCAGGATCCGGCGGCAGTTCTCGCAGCGCACCACCGTGTCGGGCGCGGCCTTGCGGATCTCGTTCATCTCGGTGATCGCCAGTTCCTGCCGGCAGCCCTGGCAGGTGCGCTGGTACAGCTTGGCGGCGCCGATACCGCCCTGCTGCTCGCGCAGCTTGTCGTAGAGCTTGAGCAGGTCCGCCGGCACCGACGCCGCGACGACCTCGCGCTCCTTGGTCACCGACGCGACCTCGCCGTCGATCTCCTCGAAGGCGGCGTCCCGGCGCGCCGTCGCGTCGTCGATCTTCGACTGGACGGAGGCGACACGCTCGGTCAGCTCCGCCACCCGCTCCTGCGCGGCCTCACGGCGCTCCATCACCTCGAGGACGATGTCCTCCAGGTCGCCCTGCCGCTTGGCGAGCGAGGCGATCTCGTGCTGGAGGTTCTCCAGGTCCTTGGGCGAGGTGATCGCACCGGAGTCGAGGCGCTGCTGGTCGCGGGCGGCGCGCTGGCGCACCTGGTCGACGTCCTGCTCCGCCTTGGTCTGCTCGCGGGCGCAGTCGCTCTCCTCCGTCTGCGCGGCCACCAGCAGGTCGCGCAGCTGGGCGTGGTCCTTGGTCAGGGACTCGATCTCGGCGTGCTCGGGCAGGGACCTCCGCCTGTGAGCGAGCTGCTGGAGGCGTACGTCGAGGTCCTGGACGTCGAGGAGGCGGATCTGGTCGGCGGGCGCGGCGTTCAGTTTGGGGCTCCCGTTGCGGTAGAGGTGGTGGCGGACGCCGCGTGGGCGGTCCAGGGGTCGGTGACCGTCTTGGAGACGTGGACGCGAAGGCCCCATCCATGCCGGTCGGAGATCTCGTCGAGCTGGGCTGCGGCCAGCTCGCA of Streptomyces cynarae contains these proteins:
- a CDS encoding zinc ribbon domain-containing protein, whose translation is MNAAPADQIRLLDVQDLDVRLQQLAHRRRSLPEHAEIESLTKDHAQLRDLLVAAQTEESDCAREQTKAEQDVDQVRQRAARDQQRLDSGAITSPKDLENLQHEIASLAKRQGDLEDIVLEVMERREAAQERVAELTERVASVQSKIDDATARRDAAFEEIDGEVASVTKEREVVAASVPADLLKLYDKLREQQGGIGAAKLYQRTCQGCRQELAITEMNEIRKAAPDTVVRCENCRRILVRTAESGL